The Capsicum annuum cultivar UCD-10X-F1 chromosome 3, UCD10Xv1.1, whole genome shotgun sequence genomic sequence ttatttttttgtgttggaCAAGTAAGCAAAAAATATCTTAGTAAAAACATATGTAAATAATCTAGACAAATACTATCGAGGGTGGGGGTGAGCAAAGGGAGGATGGGATTGGGGCTATGCAGTGGGGGTGAAGATGAGGTGTGTTGGAGGGTGGGGAGGACACAATCAATATAGAATGCCATCTGTGGGACTTGCTTTTCCTGCTTTTATTAGGGAagtcatttttctcaattttaagaaatttattttcctaGAGAAAATATTTGACCAACTGAACGTGAGAAAATTGAAATCCTTCTTACCGAACACACCTGTAGTTGTCACGGCAATGGATTGTAACCTGATATATAAACTAAGCTGCCTTAGGTTACCAATCCTACTTTTTATGGATGGTTATGTGTAGTTTATGTTTTAGTGACCTGATTGTTAGTTTATAACTGTTGTGTATACAAGTTAAACTCATTTGTGTATACCAGCGGGGAAATTTATTGTAGGTTGTCCGCGAGCATGACCCATTAGGAAGAGATGTTGAATTGTTTCGTAGGCATTTGTATGGTGATGGCCAACCAAAACCGACATCAAAGGGTGGTGTGGGGGCAGAGCTGGTTGATGGGCTTGTTATTCAGGATGGTGATTACAAATTGGTGAAAACCCGCTTCAGTGCATTCTTTAACACAAACCTTCATTCGTATCTTCAGGGCATTGGCGTTACCAACTTGGTCATTATAGGTAACTGAATACTTATAAACATGTTTTTCTCCACCTGTAGACTTGGGATTGGATTAACTGATGTGTTTGTATTTGTCAAATGTCTGATATTTTGTCATTTAGGTGTTCAAACTCCAAATTGCATACGACAGACTGTCTTTGATGCTGTAGCATTGGACTATCAACGTGTGACGGTCATTATAGATGCCACAGCTGCTGCTACCCCTGATATACATATTGGTATGTATTCCCAAGCTCCTTATCAAGCGTTACAGATTCCTCAAAGCACTCGCTTTTGTGCTTGTTTACgtattgaatttttagttttaatagcTTTTGACTATTTATCGTCCTTTATTCTATGTACTGCCCGAGTTGATTAGTATTAACTGTCAAATAACTTCATATAATATCTTATTATAAGTAGTTACGAATTACAATTAATGATCACTTAATCGAATCATAAGTTTGGAGTACAGAGGTCGACATTTCTCCTTGTCCTCGATACATGCTTTAGTGTTTAACCTTGTCTTGTCTTGTGAAGTATTTACACTTAGATTCATCGATGAATTTGCCACATACTTGAAAGTTCAGGCACACGGGCGTCCTTAATTTTCTTCCTTGGAAAGCCTGTTCTAAGGAAATTTGGATCCATACTTCTCTAAGCCATAATCTTAATTTTGGATCATACTTACCAAGCCATAACCTTAAGTATTAGGAAATACAGTAAAAATCTGGAAGTACATCAAACATTTACTTTCAACCTTATTCATGTTTCGCACTATAAAATTCAGCAAACACGAGCTGTTTTTCACTAATCGTCACTCCAGTTTGCCCTTTGTAACCTCCAGTTGCACAAGTCATAGAGAAGTCAAATATGATACCGGGCCTTCGAACTATCTAGATCTTGGAACAAATTACTAAGCGTACGAAATAGGAGACTGCCGATGGTTATCATTTACCttaaaagatatatatgtatgtaataaTACCAGTTTTAGTATGTCATTGGTGATTGGATGTATTGTTCTATTTGTAAACCAGATCCAACTCTATTTACTAATTAGAGGAATTTGCGACCAAAATAAGTAGAAAGTGACACAAAGAAGCCACCTTTTTAATGTTGAACCAAAATAGGCTTTGCGAAATTTTTTATTTCgatttgtgtaatttattaaACGGAGCCGTAACTGTGATGAACAGTTTTTAAAAGTAGAAATCGGGTTTTGTTTTCAATTTGGACATCAAACTTCCGACTTACAAATCAGAAGTTAAAGTTCCGctttataaaaaatactaaaattgtgGTGGAGCgctaaaatcattttttttttttttccgttttGTCCCTTAATTATTATCTGTTGAAGCATGCCAGGATAATATATGAACATGTTTATAATGCTTTCCTTTTTCTCAAAACTTACTTACTAATCTTGACTATGTGTGAACCACGAAAGGATCTATATCCATTTTATAAAGAATTTTAAACCCCtatattatcaatattcagttaAATACATATTGGTGTAGTCTAATGGTAAGACgataaaactaatgagaaaagGTGCCTACTTCACCACATTCATACTTGCTCGTTAAGATTTCACTGTCAAGATGAGGCTTGTTTTTGTATGCATAAATCCCTTATTCTCATCATATTGCACTTCACCATTCTATCGTTGTGCCCTTAACATGGTACACAAGATTGCCTTTACTTGAATTAACCACCTCACTGCATTTTATTGATCCATACTTTGGTTCAGTTTTTCTTGAATAACTTAATAGCTCCAAAGTGGAGCAATCGCTAGGAATTTATCAAATgctaaaattcttgattttggatCATGTGTTCACAATTCTTTGTAGTTACGCATTTGTTTTTTTGCAAATATTAATAATGTATTTAGTTGGACGGTAATGATAACATTAGGTACTGCatatatagcaaaaaaaattaagggaaaaaGAGGAATTCTAAAGATAAATAATTACGTAACCTGATGATTACTTtgtgaaaactaaaaaaaaaaaaaaaaaaaaaaaaaaaaagagatgaattgTCTAAAATTGAgtggaaaaaaaaatcaagaattgctTGTCGTGTTCGTAATGTTATGTGTATTCCGAGAAGCCTATAAATCGGAATTAAATGTTACATTTTGTAACTCGGTTATAAAAGTTCAGGTATATAACATGCAAATAGATTTAAGatacaaaatggaagaaaaaactCCGATTTGAGGGCTTCTGcagatttttattaattttcataaAACGAAAGTACGAGTTCCGATTTGTAAGGCGGAACATTTAGTTCCGATTTATAACACGTAATTAATAATTTCGATTTACTCTTTTTATAAACTATTCATCACGTTTACGGCTCCATTTATTAAATTCCACAAATCGGAAGAAAAAACTCCGAGTAGCCTATTTTGGTTACAACCTAAAAAGGTGGCTTATGGCTTATTTTGGTCGCGAGTCCTAAATAATAAGAGTCAGTTTTTCATATGTGGGTGGTGAGGTACAACTTGAGACTTTCTTTTCACATTTTCTTCTTCGGGAGCTACATTGGAGGTGAACAACAGAAAGATCGATTTCAAGACTTGAACTAAGTTTCGCTGATTCTATTGGTTTTGAAGTTGCTTAATTTTCCTCTGAGACGACCATCAAATTTATGTAGTTATTTTGAAGGAATTTGTTCCTTGcgattctatatttttatgtacTTAGTTAATGCATACATCAAACTGTGTCTTACGTGACAATTCCTTTAGTTCTATTTGTACCTGAGAAGCACAATTATCTGTCTCTTCCTAGTTTGAGAGCAGCAATCCAGCCTTATCTGTTTATTTGGCGGATGTGTTCTGCTGTGCTTCTTTTTGGTCGTCTCATTTAAAGCAAAAAATAGATGTTTGGATCATTCATAATCCATCTCGAGCTATTGTTACATgcgatgatttttattttttttgtattgcaGCGAACATATTTGACATGAAAAATGTCGGGGTGGCGACACCTACGTTAGAAGAATGGTGCCAGTCTTAAGGAGCAATGGAAGTGGTAAGCTGAATCAGGTGCACAGACATCTTTCACacatttattttgttgttgtaaaaCTTAGATGTAATAGAAATAATATGTAACATGTTCAGACGTGATTCCTATATTCTGCTTGGAAAGTTTATCTTCATCTGTTGGATTCAATctgttttcttattttcctttgtaCATAGGCTGTATGTTTCTCTATTCTTACCTTCCCCATGTCTCAAAAGTCTTCATTTACAGGGCAAGTTGAAATTTTAATGTACTTTAATTAAAGTTGGTTCATAGGCCAtagctattttaattttttgcaagaaaaagaagataattcTGGACCAGATTGACAAAGTGGGCACCTATGTACTTTTGGTAGCAAATTATTGCGAAAAAGTAATCTTTGTCAGaaaaatactgataacatagtaCAACTAAAAGGTCCACAGAATAATCCGTTTCAATATGTTTTGGTTCTTTTCTTTTAACTCCTCCATTTTAATTTTGCGCGTGATATGTTTAAGACCACGTGTGTAAAAGACATTTAGGTATACATTTTACACATCTCTAATTTAAGATTTCAAGACTCAAAAGTTTCTGTATATTCTTAAATGTTGTGTCAAATCAAAATCAGATAGATATTGAGAAGAATGGAGTATCTTTTAGATATGGTTCCTTTAGTCCGCTGACCTGCCCCagtttctaattttaaaaaaatgaaactagATGCAATGAACTATTTCTTTCCAACTAGGCACGCTGAACTTTGCTGCTCTTCTTTTTTCCTTGTTGTAATTAAGATGAGTTGTATTAGAAAAGATTGAGAAGGCAAAACTACAAACAACATTACTGGTAGTGTCCGGGCCAGTTCACACGTAACTCAGCTTATCCACAAGCAATTTGCTACCTCTCATTAGCATCGCTACTTTGTCCATCAAGATTTAGGCAAATACCGTTGTTCTTCTGTTAAACCACACTCTTGAGTGCGCGTCTTATTGTTCCGTATCATCTACGCAAACACACAACAGTTGCCTACGAAAGTAAAATTTGCATAATTATACCAGAGGGGCCTCTCAACAGGGGGCCATTTATTCATTCATCATTTGACTTTATTATAGCAATAGTAGTAGAGTAGTAATTTTCCTTGACTGACACAGATGAAACTTGAATGAGGCCCCCGTGCATGCTTGGCCGGCCCTGCTAATTCTGCCAGTGGTTGCATCGATACAAATGAAATCGAGACAACAAAAAACTTGTTTAATTGATCAGAACTTCCGACTTATAGATAAAAGCTAAAACTTATGCATGATCAACAGTAGCTAGAGGCAACGCTTTTGTTGCGGAATTCTAATGAAGTTAAAGACATTTCGAGACAGTGAATCTGCTCCATTGACCTAAAAGCCGTACGCCATCATCATCATACTCATATTATACTATTGCAGCATTAGCAACGACTGCAAGAAAAACGATAATAAATGCAAATAAAAAGGCTGATGTAGAGCAGCTGTGATTGTGCAAGGTGATGGCCATAAATTGTGACCTTACAGAAAAATATTCTAGCCACATAAATGCCACCAAACACCTTCCATACCTTTTACTTTTAAGTGTGAGTTCGACTTTGTTgtcaattattttcaaaatattttttttctagaaagACATATCTcttaaaagtgaagaaaaattaatctCTATAGAAAAAGATGAGGAAAATAAAAAGTCTTATAAATGGCATTTcacattaattgtattttctctATCATTCAATATACTTCATTTTCACTCAACCTCATAATCCCTATCCCCACTGCCCATGCCCATACCCTACTTACACCTCCCATAGATGTCTATATTCTTCATGCATCTAGGTATTCATAATAATGGTTTGTGGGATTCTGCATTCAATCAGAGTTGTTTTAGTTCGTTTTCGAAGGGAAgacacacaaaaatattatatataaatatttttaggattAAGAATTTTGATTGAAAGCTTATAGTGGAAATATTTTTATGACTAAGCGGTAGCTAATTAAGAATTTTGATTGAAAGCTTATAGTGGAAATAAGTCTTACCTGAGTTTTAGTTAGTTTAATAAAGTAGTAATAAAAGGAAACAGGACAGACTTTTACTCCTAATTAATAATACTCCATCCACAGTTGAGACACACCACGTTCTTGCTTCGTCTCGATATAATTGTCCTTAATTTGATCCGAAATGACTGTCAATAATTATACTTTAGCTAACTCCTAATTAATCCTGTGAGTTAATAGTTGCTTTGACCACAACATGTCACCTAAAAATTTTCTTCCAGAACAGAAACAGTAACTAGAAACACCAGCCAAACAGTAATATGGTCACTATAAATACCTCATAAATCATAttccctccgttccattttatccgtctcaaatttaatatctcattttacttatctttttttatttatcaagacaagacaaaaaaaaatttcccaTTGTActcttagtgtaattgattactccttctTATTAGTCATTCATTAATATTAGAACTaataacaagacacaattaaaaggggcaaaatggtaaagtcacattatcaatcattattttcttaatagttgtgccatcccaatttgggacaagtaaaatgagatgGAGGAAGTATTATAGGGGTCGTTTGGTTCGAAGATAGTTATCCCAAGATAATAAATCTTGGGATTAGTTATTCTGGAATTACctaggataacttatcccaccatataTATGGGATAATTTATGCCatcattataatgtaaataatgagataagttattccaatattaactaatacctctaatcaaataatataaaataaaataatgcttcATTTTATCTCGTGATTACTTAACCCATAAACCTCACCTCAAACGATTGAGAGATATAAAACGTACATTAGAAAAGTCTCATGATGACCTACATTATTCAAGTATTCTTTTtacagttttattttttgttgtcatGAATAATGTGTAAATTAAAGAGTGATAGGGATCATCAAGTGAAACGTCAGTGTCGAAGGCTGCTATGTTTTCTAAATATAATTGGTGAAACGTCACAATAAGTCAGAGAGCCAcaatatttttgagtcaaaaaactTGAGAATTAAGTAGTACATGCTTGTAGTTTGATAGGGATAAGATATATTACTCcctcttattgaattttttttaaatttatttttataatttgataattaattaacttttaaaaagatattataaagttaattttttctttttttagaataaaaataaaaaataatgttaaatttatgttttcaatacttttttcttaatttttatgttaaaatttaataatttatttattataaaacggAGAAAGTATGAATTATGATAcagtatgttattttattttttctactgaAAAGATTCATTCACATTTGAGTCAATATCATTAAATATATTTCCTCCGACAACACGGTAAAGCTTTCTACTTTCCCACTGTCCCTTCTCCGTCCTTATCATAATATATAGTCAAAAACCAGTGGTAGATTTtgaatactccctccgttttgaaATAAGtaaattgttggggtatttatcgatgtttcaaaataagtaaattattgaatttttttttatcaattttttttttgagggtaaaaataaaaagttatgttaaatttatgttttcaatgtttttttcttaatatgtatgtcaaaattcaataattcatttattatgaaacggaggaagtatcaTTCTCCAATTATCTTAGTCATGTGATAATTGACCTTGTAAtacttttttaaaagttaattggttgtcaaatcatgagggtaaatttgaaaaaaaattcaatgattcacttattttgaaacatcaataaatacctcaataatttacttattttaaaacggagggagtagtagtACTTACTGGTTACTGGTACTTATTTAGCAGGAGTATTTCATTTATATAGTTTCTAATGGAAAGAATAAGATTTGGACAATTCTCTTGTCTTTTGAATTAGCTCAAAACTTGATATGACATGACATCAAATTGTAAAGACTCTTGAACAATAGTCCTCCTTAGCTTTGATCTAGATTTCGACGGTGTCACATGAATAAGTTTTGTTGAATCCAAATATTTTCTTAACGAATCTCTTTTAACTAACCTCAAAACACTAGAtttttgtaggaaattgaatagcACACGAATGAACTGCGACTATTATTTCCATTAATTATCAGGCAACATATAGTACTTGGCTTCACCATGTATTTATACCATTTAATTTTAGGTGCGCAAATGTAAGGCtcttaaatttatataaagttagaataaatagatatatacatgCGTCTAAGATATTCGCATGGTTAATTCATAGCTTAAATGGCATTTCATATGGTATTATACAACACAAAGTATGTGTGTctacttatttaattttatgaaattttaaatatttatttttgcattttcaaAGTTAAAAGGTCGGGAACTGAAATCAGTTAAAGAATATGTTTATGTGTATTACGTCAATAACATTGCATTTTCAAAGTTAAAGATCGCGAGCAAAAATCAGTTAAATAACATGCTTATATGTATTATGTGAATAACATATCATGAATAAAGTGATGACGAGAACTAAATCTTAAATccttgtcatattttaatttgtacatctcttacttttttttcttgattgttttttattttgtaatatattactatttttttatatttataattaagaaaataaatataattacttaattatattattttcttaaaatggcAAGTATTTAGTACCAAC encodes the following:
- the LOC107861839 gene encoding probable inactive nicotinamidase At3g16190; translated protein: MASKNDDKWSKTALVIIDMQKDFIVPGGPMLVKGGEAIVPNVIKTVEVARNRGIPIIWVVREHDPLGRDVELFRRHLYGDGQPKPTSKGGVGAELVDGLVIQDGDYKLVKTRFSAFFNTNLHSYLQGIGVTNLVIIGVQTPNCIRQTVFDAVALDYQRVTVIIDATAAATPDIHIANIFDMKNVGVATPTLEEWCQS